The genome window CTGCAAGCGGCATTCCAGGCCCTGCTTTGGAACCGATGAATCGCTGGCTGTTAGAAAGAACTATTTCGGCTGGGGAATATTTGCGGGCGGTAAATCAAATGCAGGTGATTTCACGGCGGATTGTAGGATTCTTTGAAAAATTTGATGTGTTAGTTTTGCCCACTTATATGCACTCGCCAATCCGGGTTGGGGAGTGGGCGGATTTGAGTTTTGAAGAAACTTTGCAGCGGATCGTTAATTGGATTGCTCCTTGTCCGCCGTTTAATGCTAGCGGCTTGCCTGCGATCGCACTGCCTGCTATTTTAGATAACAACGGTTTGCCCGTGGGAATTCAAATTATCGGGCGACCGGCTGCGGAAGCAAGTTTAATTGCTTTAGCGGCGCAGATGGAAGCGGCGAAACCTTTCCCGGTTTTAGATTTTAAATAGGGAAGAGCAAGGGATAAAAGCACGTCTTCCTTTTTTAGGGGTATGTCAAATCAGGACTTGTGCGCGGGGAACTAGAAATCCGGTTTTTTGCAGAAATTTCTAGTCATTCAACCCATATTTTACCAATAAACCGAGTTGCTACCGCCCAGTCCTACTTATTACCAATTACGCTGTAATTAATTGAGAATACCTCTTTAGATTGATAGATATTTTGATTATTTTATTTTAAAAATAATAGCAGTTCGCTGCCAATATTTATGGTGAAATTCATGTTAACTTCCGGCCCGATTACCGCTCCCGTTCCCGTTTTTCTAGTTCTTTTAGCAATCATGCTAATCGCGCCGCTGGTATTTGAGCGCTTGCGACTACCGGGAATAGTCGGTTTAATTATTGCTGGCGTAATTGTCGGGCCCAACGGTCTCAATTTGCTGCAACGGGACGCTACTATTGTTTTGTTAGGTACTGTAGGATTGCTGTTTTTGATGTTCCTAGCGGGACTGGAAACTAGCCTCGACGACCTAAAACTCAATGCGGACAAAGCTGTTGTATTTGGGCTGGCTACTTTTTCGCTGCCGATGATATTGGGGACGGGAGCGATGCTGCTGTTGGGGTATAGCTGGCTGGCTGCAATTTTAGTCGCTTCTTGTTTCGCTACGCACACGCTTTTAGCGCTGCCAATTCTCACAAAATTGGGCTTGATGCGAACTCAGACTGTTACTGCAACTTTGGGCGGGACTTTAATTACGAATGTGTTGGGACTGTTGGTGCTGGCAATTGTTGTCAAAGCTTACAAAGGAAATCTCACTCTCGAATTTTGGCTGTTTCTCATTCCATCTCTTGCTATCTACACTTTTGCTACTTTGTGGGGGGTTCCCAAAATCGGTCGCTGGTTTTTTAAGAAATTCGGACACGACGAAAATGCCGAATTTATATTTGTATTGGCCACCCTGTTTCTAGTTTCTTATGCAGCAGAAATAATTGAAATCGAGGCAATTATTGGTGCATTTTTATCGGGAATTGCCATTACTCAACTGATTCCCAAAATGAGTCCCCTGATGAATCGAATTGAGTTTATTGGCAATACGCTGTTTGTGCCGTTTTTTCTGATTTCTGTGGGGATGTTAATTGACCCGCTAATTTTGGTAAAGCAGCCGCAGTCTTTGTTGGTGGCGGCGGTGATGATTTTAGCTGAGGTGGTGAGCAAGTTTTTGGCAGCTTGGCTACCGGGGAAATTATTTCGTTTTGAGTTTCCCAGCATTATGGTAATGTTCGGTCTTTCTGTTGCTCAAGCTGCTTCTACTTTGGCGGCGATTACGGTTGCTTTTGACATTAAATTGGTCGATCGCGTAACGGTGAACGGCATCATTGCCATGATTTTAGTAACTTGTGTGGCTTCTCCTTGGATTGTATCTCGGTGGGGTCAAGAAATGCAGCAGCCGGGGTCGAGTTTGCCGGCTGCTACTTCGAGAAAGCATTTAGGGGGAGAGCGAGTTTTAGTGCCTGTTGCCAATCCGAATACGGAAGATAATTTGCTGCGTTTGGCTTTGATTTTAGCAAAAACATCTCAGGGAACTTTGCTGCCGCTGCATATTTTGTCCGATCGCGGCGAAGCAATTTCGCCCGCAGATAAAATGCAGCAAACTCAACTTTTGACGGCTGCGGAAACTGTCGCCCATGCGGCTGCTTGTGCGGTTGAACCGATCGCGAGGATAGATGATGCGATCGATCGCGGAATCCTGCGGAGTGCAACCGAACGCGAGGCTAGTTTAATAGTTTGCGGTTGGAAGGGATTTTCCACGACTCGCGACAATTTTTTTGGCAGCATCATTGACAATGTGGTAAGGCGATCGCCCGTACCCGTACTGATTGCTCGATTTCCCAATCCTCTCCAGAATACAGCCAGAGTTATTGTGGCAGTAACTGAGGGCGAGTTGACGCAGTTTGGATTTCAGGAAACCGTGGATATTGCTAAGAGTTTAGCCGAGGAACTCAAGGCGAGTTTGCAAGTGTTGTTGGTGGCGACAAAACGGGAACAAAGCAACAAAAGTGCGGCGGAGGTGGAAATTCTTTCTGAGATACCAGTAAATCGGGTGCGGGGAAATTTTATCAAGCTAGTTTCCCAGAATTTGTTAGAACACGATTTGCTGATTTTAACAACAATTTCTCAGCAACAAAATTTGTGGGAAAAACCGGGAACTCTCAAGGAACCGGAAGCGATCGCCAGGACTCACCAAAATATTTCGATGCTTGTTGTTTATTTTCCTGTATCTTGAGGCCCACATTCCGCACCCTCAACTGGCACACACGCAGTTGGGGTGCCCCGTCCGAGTCGATCAGTCGGCTCTAGATGAGTAGAAATACTCTCGCCTGCCGTGTCAGGTGATCGAGCAAGCGATCGATTCAGTTGGAAAATGTACGAGCGTGTAAATTAACAACAAAAACCAATTATCCCCCGTGCGACGCGGAGGATAAAAATAGTCTAAACTCAAGTAGCAAACAATTCGCTCGATCGAATGAAACCCGTGCATCAAGCAACTGAACTCGCCGTCTCTAACCTCGACCATCTTGGTTTAATAGCAGGTCTAGTTGATGAAATAGAAATTGTCCAAAAAATCAATGAGTTAGTAGGGGAACAACCGGGTGAGATTGTCAGTCCAGGTCTAGCAGTCAAAGCAATGATTATCAATGGGTTAGGGCTTGTTTCCGCTCCATTATACTTATTTCCTAAATTTTTTGAAGGCAAAGCGCTCGAACATTTAATGGGTGAAGGTATTCAAGCATCACACCTGAATGAATACCGTTTAGGTAGAGTATTAGACAAGCTATATTTAGCAGGCAGCAGCCAAATATTTACAACTATTGCCGCTTCAGCAGCTCAAAAATTTGAGCTCGATACAGAGACATCCCATTTAGATTCAACTTCCTTTCACCTGCATGGCAAATACGAATCCGAGCTACCATCTGTATCTGTTATCGAGCCAGAAACGGCGCTAGATAGCGAAGATAGCGAAGATAGCGAGTCAACTAAACCCGTGTCATCTGCCGTGCCAATTAAGATTACCTACGGCTACTCCCGCGATCGCAGACCCGACTTAAAACAATTCATTTTAGATTTAATTTGTAGTAGCGATGGAGATGTACCGCTATTTTTACGGGTGGGTTCGGGAAATGAATCAGATCGAGCCATATTCGCATCAATTTGTCAGGAGTTTAAACAACAGTTAAACCTTGACAGTTTAATGGTTGCAGATAGTGCATTATATTCAGCTCCTAACTTAGAAATGTTAACCAATTTAAGATGGTTAACCCGCGTACCGTTGAGTATCAAGCAAGCGCAGCAACTGGTATCTCAGTTAAATGAAGCAGAATTTACCCCCAGTTCTGTGAGTGGATATAGCTGGTCAGAACACAAAAGTAATTATGGTGGAATTGAACAAAGATGGCTAGTAGTAGAGAGCAGTTTGCGACGCGATTCAGACCGACAAAAACTCGAAAAAAAACTCAAAAAAGCCCAGGCTGAAGCTGAGAATAAACTGCAAGAACTCTCAAAAATTGAATTTGCTTGTGCCGCCGACGCTGCCGCCGCAGCTCATCGCTTATCCAAACAACTAAAATTTTACAATATCACCCAAGTTAGTAGCAAAGAAATTACAGTAAAGACTAATACTAACGATCCAAATGCTCGCGAGAAATCCAGCTCGAAACAGAGATTTAAAGTTCAAGCAAAACTGGAACCAGATACAGGTGCGATCGCCAAAGAAACCAAAGCCTGTGGCAGGTTTATTCTCGCCACTAATGTGCTGGAAACTCAGCAATTAGAGCCTGACGATATGATTGTGAAATACAAAGAACAGCAGTCAGCAGAAAGAGGGTTTGGGTTCTTGAAAGATCCGCTGTTTTTTTACGGACAGTGTATTTCTCAAGTCGCCGGAAAGAATCGAAGCTTTGGCATTGGTAATGGGTTTGTGTTTGTTAGTCTATACTTTAGGTCAAAGGTTACTGCGTCACAGTTTGCAACGCACTAATTCCCAATTGAAAAATCAGTTGGGCAAACAAACTAATCGACCGACGCTCCGTTGGATTTGCCAGATATTTCAATCAATTCATCTGGTGAGCCTACAAGGGATTCAACAAATTTCTAATTTAACAGCCGAGCGAATGG of Oscillatoria nigro-viridis PCC 7112 contains these proteins:
- a CDS encoding cation:proton antiporter domain-containing protein, which gives rise to MLTSGPITAPVPVFLVLLAIMLIAPLVFERLRLPGIVGLIIAGVIVGPNGLNLLQRDATIVLLGTVGLLFLMFLAGLETSLDDLKLNADKAVVFGLATFSLPMILGTGAMLLLGYSWLAAILVASCFATHTLLALPILTKLGLMRTQTVTATLGGTLITNVLGLLVLAIVVKAYKGNLTLEFWLFLIPSLAIYTFATLWGVPKIGRWFFKKFGHDENAEFIFVLATLFLVSYAAEIIEIEAIIGAFLSGIAITQLIPKMSPLMNRIEFIGNTLFVPFFLISVGMLIDPLILVKQPQSLLVAAVMILAEVVSKFLAAWLPGKLFRFEFPSIMVMFGLSVAQAASTLAAITVAFDIKLVDRVTVNGIIAMILVTCVASPWIVSRWGQEMQQPGSSLPAATSRKHLGGERVLVPVANPNTEDNLLRLALILAKTSQGTLLPLHILSDRGEAISPADKMQQTQLLTAAETVAHAAACAVEPIARIDDAIDRGILRSATEREASLIVCGWKGFSTTRDNFFGSIIDNVVRRSPVPVLIARFPNPLQNTARVIVAVTEGELTQFGFQETVDIAKSLAEELKASLQVLLVATKREQSNKSAAEVEILSEIPVNRVRGNFIKLVSQNLLEHDLLILTTISQQQNLWEKPGTLKEPEAIARTHQNISMLVVYFPVS